From Rhopalosiphum padi isolate XX-2018 chromosome 2, ASM2088224v1, whole genome shotgun sequence:
ttgaaaatattacttgAATGGTAAGAAAACTCAACAAAATTTCGAAAATTGTGACTCCtgtaatttgaatttcaaacatttttatagtttaaaatttaaaattggtgATTTAGATTCTAGATAATAACTATTCCAGTTAAATAATGTCTGAGAGGAAAATATATCAAAGAAAAAACATCGTTTAATAGCTGTTCTTGGTAATAATTAGGGAAtggatttaaatgtaaatttaattttttctttttaacctTTCAAGCACAACGTTCATTTCATACATCAAGGTATTAaagaatataacttttattaaccatttttctgtatttttatgactttattactttttagagcatttaaatTCGTTtcctagtaataatttattatgtaagtcTCGAAAAATGTCTAGTTATTTCACCAAACTCATTTGATAGTGCATGCAAAttatattgattgaaaaaattattcaaaatatacttataaaaagttaattgtgcataaaaaaaaataaaattacctatactaaataataaaaaattcaactaCTTGGATTAATATTGTgacaaataaactaaaataataagaaaaaaaattttttttttttatttgaatatctaATTTCGTCaaacatttacaaaatacttttagttttgtattttcgatatttttcaattgttaaaGGATCAACTTGTATGAAACTTTGTATTAAGTTTTCAAGTcttataagcattataatttaaaattaaataccattgTATACAACTAATACACAAATAGTaccaggggcgtatttagaaatgtcttaagggggggggggggcacaaacaaaaagttcaaatttgcgtACATGGGGCGTAGAGTTgtaaaatttttcatataataaaaataagtataaaataggtGAATGGATGAGGTACGGGCCCCATGTGCCCCTCCCTTAAATACGCCCCTACACAGACCTTTAGAATTTACGTGTGGAACCGCATCTTTACATGTTATAATACGATTTACTCTTTAGTTTTGAgctttttaagttaatttcgCTTTTTTTCATAAGTATTAATGACGAGTATTTATATaagagtaatattttaaatttataaatatatgggaCTATTAAATCTAGAtctatttttaacacaatatactTGTAATGTTGTAATACAAGTATAATCTCATAAAGTTGCATTAGTAAAAAGTAATCAGGTTGGGTACTACAATATGATGGTactttatttgtaaattgtttatgtgGTCAGATTGTTTACttcataaatatgttatatacttatatatattagttttcaGTGCTCTGatactatattgtctatattatttgctataaaaccataatgttaaaaatcgttaaatgagttattttcatattgagtgttttcatattatttattgtaacctATAATTAACTGTGTTAATCATTTTCTGTATTCAACTCTTTAAAAAGAGCTAAAATAGTtagaactatataatttatagaaaatgctaatttaaatatttgattacaatttcaagtttttacggttatttctttttaattatttgttcaatagaaaaacaaaatcaattgtattcaaaaactggtaatgcttaaatatttccattttcgatacccatttttatttttgggttctttataaaataatttggattttttttagtcCAAAAACGCGAATGATGAcagttaaaaaagtatattattttaaataaatatattcattgagAACTTAGAatctaaatcataaatttaattataattttatggctTGAGTAGTTGAGTACAATATACACAGCAATCGAAAAAGTATGTATTTTCTCAAAGAAATTGTTAACACAGTTCATATCTTTTATAGAAAAATGATTAGTATGTTTACCTAAAtcgtaattttcatttaaaatcaaatttttgtgttaattattataatttaataataggtgtTTTGTaaagttgtttatttattttgtattgttaattgttataatataataataataaattataaaaaattagcaCGAACTACTCTTGAAGCTACCTTAGAACAATCAGAACTATTTCAGAGACTTAAAATGTGATTACTAATTCCTAATTTTATTGTCTTATTGATatctataaatctatttaatctatgctattatttattttatgtatttttttcggatgttatattaatattttttcttcgggTATTATTTAACCTATATATTAAATCTTAGTATACCTATAGgcaataatacatttcaatcttaaatatacctacctgcAATCATATTTCTCATCAAGTATCCATTTTGAATTTCACTTTGCAACAACAACGCAAAATAGAACATTGCCGATGAAAATGTAGcgctaaattaataaaaactaaaaagttttaataatgaaataaaatgtgtataaaaaaaaataaatatcattataaatagtacCGATCAAGGCCCTATCTAAGGGGAGGGTCCAGGAGTCCGGACCCCCCTCCTccgaaaattttaaaagtagaaatattttactgatgaatatagtttattgactacttatacaatttcaatatctatatttgaaaaaaatgttggacccccgattttttttcagttacggccttggtattaatgtattttaaatctgTTGATGCTCAACAATCATAATGGATATCGTTACGTGTTATAAAAGCAGTTATATTTGGAGTAATATTTTCTGTGGGATAGAAAAGAaagtgaatataaatattttgcgatatgaagattaaaataattatagttttatattaaatcataacacTTTAGTTTTTCAACAGCTAATATGCcaatacttttaaatacatattattataattcaatgctATAGATATTTACGTGCTAaacaagtatattaaaaaagtagttGGGACTTTGGTATATTTACCATCCCACTTAAATTATCCTGTTGGTTGTAACCAGAGCTGTGTTGATAAGATTCGGCACCcagggcaaaattaaaaatattcgcccCTCTCCTCTATTTCATTTATCATTATGCATTTCAttcctatttaatttaatttttttttttacaacgtaTTTTGAACATTGATTTGACAAAGAACTAAAGCTGATtgcaatagtaattattaaacaaaatagttaggtatacaataattaaaaattaattcatatcacaaattatataatattatacatattatatttacaaacgtATTATAAGAGTGTATCACTGGTGACGACAGGATTTTTTTTCAGAGGgggctgatcaatttttgtaaaatacaatctAAGATTTTTGTTGCGAATTGTAaagaccattaaaaattaaaatagtttttaaattttcttaatatttcagGGGGCTACGCCACTGAAGTGTATCATACTtagtttaaaacttaattttcctGGACTTTTTTGAAGCAAAATCTTCAATGACGTCTTCAAAATCGATGTTaatacgataatttattatagagcCAAATAATACAGGAATAAAATTTGCGGTTGACTAATTGTTATAACTCGACTATAGTCGGAAATTTGtcagaaaaaaattgttggcGTTCCTTTAAACTATGCGCCCGGAGCAAATGCCCTCTAGCCCCCCCCCCTGCGCACGGCTCTGATTGTAACTATTCTTAGCTCTTCATAAAATACACCACTGATTTatgatatttgttattaaaaattttaagtttcgaaaattattgtaatattaattgtataatcttAAATTACCATGATATTATTTTGGATGCTGTGTTTTCGgcgagatttaaatttttatattcatatatctgaaaattgataaataaatataatatataaatatattacacgatatgaaatatattttaatttatttatcaataataacctTAAATGGGATATCGGCGTATTTTTTTGACAGATTGTACTGACTATAAACGTCAATCAGATGTTGTTTatgagtttttaatatattttgtttgagaTATTTCCCAAATTCGAAGTCTATGAATACCAGCCATATttgaatttgattaaatataattttatcttagtgacaatgatatttatttataggttacTTGACATgtctatttcaaaatttatattagattttaacAGCTCTTCGCGTTCCTTTGTCGAGCTTTGTGTTATACTATTAACTATTGCTACTGTGTAGTTTTTAGAAACTTTCATAAATCCTAGTGTTGATCCTTTTGTTATGGAATTTTTAGCCAAAAATTCAGAATCAAAATAATTCTGTCATaacaaatgattttaaatagataGGTTTTAAtgtttcattcattttttttttactcactaCTGTAACACCGTTTTGgttcaaaatattcaagaaGTGACATGAGTAGTaagaacatttttcaatatgttTACATGGATCATTACCGCAATCAGTTTCTTGGTTATAAACTGCAATAGGTATGGATTTAGGATATGTTCCATAATAGATGCAATGCAAGTATACTTGAAGTAATGGAATCACGCATAATAACACAAACatcctaaaattaaaatgattgtatttttataacattgcgattggttttttattatagtaattaatagttagtgacaaaacaagaaaatattttcacgattagaaaaaaattgtataatgtaaaatatacctcgtaattattacaaaaatatttaaaatagttgctCGGTCATGttttaaatgcaatatattCAGTCTTTTTCTCTCTTTACTCTATTCGGTGTAgtataatgatgtattattataataactataataattggtaattataaagtattctgtaaacgatttaaaaataaatttcgggTTTTTGCACATTAAATTTGATACGATTAAATGAAACCAccgtcataattaataataaattacacataaagtaaaaacataaaattgtgaACTTGAATTAAACAGTAATGTAGATTAGTATAGATCAGAGGTCACAAGGTGAAATATAGAAGTTTAAAAAAGGGCAGAAGAACGTTTTTTGACTATTTAGGGAGGTTGAATTGAGGAGTAGGTTAAATTAATAGCGGACAGTAAACAGCAGGACAAGATACAAATGACTAAATGAGTGTTGGGCACTCGTCTATCATCTTTTTATGTTAACTTCACGGTTAGATAGTGGCATTGgcttattatgaatatatttaaaaaaaaaaatatttaaatgaattaaaattgttgatttatGGAAACAATACATCAATATAATTCCTCCTcctaaaaatgcattattttaggTTTGTAAAATGATTGTCTAATATGTTTGTTCTTGGTTATctcaaaaaaaaagtacttgATGAATAACGAAAGACCATTGGTAGAATCCAGTTAATGTAAAATATCTTTTAGACAGAGTTGCTATTCGtctcatacaataataataaaacaaaaaaaaccatatatagTTCCTATTGTTTTGTTAGCTGATAGCCTAAATTTAATTACGAAATACCAAGTGCTATACTGATTGtttatcaaaacaaattttaatttgttaattaattattacattagacGACcgtgtgaaaaaaatattactagagGCATATATCACGATTTAAAATCTTTCTAATTCATACAATTACGTACcaaaaatttttagttaaaaatttaatattttgaataataatggttttgaaCTTCCAAATACTTGATCTTGGATATAATTGCTTATAAATGCTTAgctgaaaaaaatgaaatagttattaaacaattttataagttataagataaTGTATTTTAGAGTAGAGTATAATGAATGaatagtataaaatgatataaaattgatgattgtatataaaaaaaaacatttattaatttagtcaaGGTACGTAGTCGAGATAAAAACTGATAAGTtagtatcaataattaattcttgttatttaaaatgtagtactttatgtaataattatactatatattttaaaatattagattatatatttaattatttaagtaataaaaataaagacaatatggttaaaatatattttaaaaacattattttgactCAATTGTATGAGTGTAAATGtacgtgttatttttttaaattattgaaacagttaaaaatgttgatagtttcagaaattattaacaataacttaaaataataagttatttttatcattgatttattattatatattatcattcagATCTTGAAACAAGAATTCATATTCAAatatgataaaactataaacatttatgaAAGTAGTTAAtgagataattatatattatatatacataataatatgtaatgtcaGTTAGTCAGTAGTGCGttattttgtatgattaaaGAAAATAGGGTAATAACATTTTAGAACATGTAGttctattgaaatattgaatgatacattattgttaaaaatattttcatatctaATTTAAAGGAGGTAAgcttaaattgataatttttaaacatataaatttgaaaaattctaatattaaattaacaagttaccaaatttttattattttaaattaagttaatataaattattgttatggaAATAATCCTTCAGATTCCAggtggttataaaatattatcaaagtaGTATTTTTGTAACTAAAGGTATAAGCACACATTAAGTTATCTGTAATTGTCATTCAGTAATTGTTACACTAAACAATCTTTGTACAACTGTTTTTTTATATCAGTTGTAAATAAGTctgttaatatttgtataagtatatgacgtAATCGTTTTAAAAAGTTTGGATGATAATGTGGTTGAAATGTTTCTAATTTAAACAATTCTTAACTTCGtcacatattttttagttaaaagtaaaaaaaaaataaaaaaaaaaaaataattgaaatgctATTGGCTTTACATATATTGTATGCTAGTGCGAGTACTGAGTAGTGCTTAGTAAAATCGCCAAGGCTATAGTAACAATGTTAGGTATTCATTTTTGTGCAAATAACAGCATTACCTTTTTATTATGCGGTGTCTCAGATTGATTTGAATTGATCCAAGAGTTTttctaaacttaaattaaacaattaatattgtaatttactttattttaaagcacataatatatttcatatattatttgataatttgtataatatagtatattatgtactattaaaATAGCATTATCATTAGTGTCCAAAAGTCGTGCGAGGAACATATTAATGTcctttaatatgaaaatatatgcaacatattttttttaaaagttaaagttattgttatttattttacgcagttttagtttatatttatgtttaggaAAACTTTTGAgaacatgataaaatattgaatcagTATAGATGGTATAAATttcagataaaaataatgtgactatCAACAAAAAAACGGTCTTtttaacctttttatttttttactcagaatctatattaattgtaataatatacacaatttataaagtCGTCAAGGTCCAATAAGGcatatttccatttttaataaaaaatcaacaaaatattgatttaactattcatttttaaaaattaattatatttaggcaattagtaattatacgtatgtaaaatttaaaatttcgaaatttatttatattttgtactaaaaaatggaaatatatgttcgattttagtttttagttgaaATGTATTAGTCACTTTTGgagcatttaataaaaatatgcaaatactaAATGCACAAATTTCTGGACTCTAATGATAATACACAATGTAGAAACCATTGtatgtataagtaggtataaagaaaaataatataatatgttatatacatcaACATTAATAGATGTTAAACTGATGTAAAGGTCTTCTATGATTGCATCTATAGACTTATTTGGGTTTGATCGATGTAATTCCTTTACTTCTCTTTCAAAtatgatttttctattttttaaatacgctatctaaaataaataaaacaatatttaattttaatcgtctattaaatgttattaattataattaaaaccttAGTTGCTGAAAATGCTTCTTCGATATTATTGGTGGCTACAACTACTGTTGGTTTCCATGTACTAATCATGTGATGCAAGTATTTCCAAATTCTATATAAAGAACAAATCATtatgttaagtaaatatttttcaaaaatttaaatatactgattttttttaaatatgtcaaGTCCTATAGTAGGCTCGTCTAATACCACTAATCGAGGTCTGTGGAACACGGCTATCATAAATGATATCATTCGTTTTTCActgaaactaaatattttgcattattaCAAAAtcgtattatgatataaaataaactatgaacaaaattaatttaatataagtagagCTACACaccttaattttttaatagtagaATTAATTGGTGGTAGGGTAAAAATGTGTTTGTAATAACTGATTCTCCACAGAATAAATTtgtgattaatattatacaaatttccaAAGTATGCAAACAGTTCTAGAACTGTCATGGtcttatacaaacaaaattcctaaaaaaaaatcataattaacttgtaaatttatgaatgaaatgtattatttgacaTAGGTatatccatatattataataattatatcttattgctgcagtaaagtataataaatttagtacCTGAGGCATATAGCCAGTGTATTTAGTTAAAGTTTTACTGCTTTTTGTTCTTGGTTGACCGCCGAGAACCCATATATGACCTTTGTCCACTTTATCCCCACCAACTAAACAAGAAAGTAGCATAGATTTACCGCTGTTAATTTCACCAAGTATAGCACATCTTTGAAAAACAGTTAATAAAAAAGTgttatcaattaaacaaaatattaactttcGAATTGgtcatttaaatagtaaaaattacagTTGAGttattacaatttcaaatacAAAACGTAAGAAGTATCAAAAAGTGCAGTTACATTTTACCACTATGAGCAATTAAATTCACtccattgaaaatattttgattattatgtgttttaaacACATTATTCAGTACTATAGAACATTTCGAAGGACTTTGAGATAAATATATTCCTGGTTTGAAACGACTTTCATGTACCATTGTATAGTATCAGCTGAAATAAAAAAGTGTATACTTCATATTGTTACCATAATAGATtatcacaaacattttttatccaAGCCCTACACGCAAATAGTTGATGcgtaaaatttaacaaaatgagACAGTGGTATTacagaaatttaatatttttacataggatttatcaaacaattaaatcagaattaaattttatactttataggtttttttagattatctctgataattttatatatatttatattatattatacagagtgtattaaaatgttataattttaatgtaaaattgtcaTATTACCATGATACaccatgtatatatttataaacgcaCGAACTCAGAGTACCATAAACATGCAACAGTATAcatcaataggtatattatagagtattttACAGGTGCGTACATAGAAAATAAATCTGTGAGAAGCGAGATTATAACACATTACCAATTTATTAaccaatattaattacaaattataatatacattatacacggtATCGGTATGTACTTAAGTAAAAAtgtgtttgtaaaatatttcagtGGGAAGCAGGTTGAACctcttattgtaatatttataattttataaattgtgaatgataaattataactgactaaatggttaaaaaatatatttatatcaatatataaacaaaaaattgtttaacattttatgcATGTTCTTATCATTTATAAGAGATATCTAtttaacgtattttaaatataaatatataatatgacatttatgttataatttattatattatattcagtccAGCGTGTAACTAATGTcactatagtaattatttaaatttttgaataaaataaataattattcacttattcatttatcattaagaaaaaaataaaaaaatttaaatacttgaaattactttttaaaagtctTATCATAACTTATATCTTGTTATGTCGTGTATGACTAAGCGAAATAATGAAgtctaatattaattactgattttttataaatcttaaaattgtGGTTATTTTAGGGGTCATTACTAGTGGCTTATtagcaaaataatattgaatctaCTATAATTATGACTGAATTCAACGAGTTACCAGTAAATTACATAACCATAAACATCTTCATTCTTCTTACTTATACTTTTCtttgatatttatgtatacagtatactacaggtactaactattaatattctatacaagCTGTGTTTAAgccatgattatttattattattattatttttgctacatttaaaatatccgGATTATTCGGATAACTCGGATTTTATCCATCATATAATTAGGATTGGATATCTATATATTAGTGACACCactattacatttattgaacaaataaacataatttatataataagataattaaatataatgaaaataagtatattgtgAAGAGGCCTCCCAGTAGATGTGTGCTTCATCATAAATTTGTGATAActtgatcaaaaaaaaaaatttaattataatagtagtgCTCAAAAAGCTTATTGTTTTGAGAATTTAATtttcgattataattattactttcgAGTTTCGGGTTTTACTAGAGTCAAAGTGACAccagaaaataaatattctgtatatttttgtttgtattatatgatttatatgtaatataggtaatgtTCTTCGTTTTTTATTGACGTTTTAATATacgatgtttaatattttatacatattctaGCGATAAGTTATTTTTGGAaagttttttcaacattttgtcTTCCCGTAAGAGCTTTCTAGTTCATCGTTACTAGCCTTAGaatcttaaaacaaaatacgtcggagataaatattataagtttatactcGTACTTAATTACGAATTTACGAATATGCTATTACATAATAGGTGCCTACTTAACGTTCCATACGaatgattttgaaattaataagcTATTGCAGatatacaaaacatttaatgaaatgaTTATTTGCTGTTAACACAttaagtgcatattatattattatacattatgtttgcATTATCTGCGCATAAGTTGTACGTAAATATGTTTGAGTACGATTAAGTagcgatataataattttaataccagtggtgaataaattataaatattaaatatatacctactagtaACTAAAGATATTAACAGGAAGCATCGTTTACTTATACGAGTTTTACGTATACATTGAGTTGgtaggtatatgttttttttataagaatctTGATAAGAAATATGGTGCATCGAGTACTTAgagtataattcattaaaattagttattctaatcgtaacatttttaatacaaaatgatactggaaatttgatttataataaaaatgaaaactattcAATTACTATTa
This genomic window contains:
- the LOC132921445 gene encoding ABC transporter G family member 23-like; amino-acid sequence: MVHESRFKPGIYLSQSPSKCSIVLNNVFKTHNNQNIFNGVNLIAHSGKICAILGEINSGKSMLLSCLVGGDKVDKGHIWVLGGQPRTKSSKTLTKYTGYMPQEFCLYKTMTVLELFAYFGNLYNINHKFILWRISYYKHIFTLPPINSTIKKLSFSEKRMISFMIAVFHRPRLVVLDEPTIGLDIFKKNQIWKYLHHMISTWKPTVVVATNNIEEAFSATKIAYLKNRKIIFEREVKELHRSNPNKSIDAIIEDLYISLTSINVDKNSWINSNQSETPHNKKLSIYKQLYPRSSIWKFKTIIIQNIKFLTKNFWMFVLLCVIPLLQVYLHCIYYGTYPKSIPIAVYNQETDCGNDPCKHIEKCSYYSCHFLNILNQNGVTVNYFDSEFLAKNSITKGSTLGFMKVSKNYTVAIVNSITQSSTKEREELLKSNINFEIDMSSNL